The Aneurinibacillus migulanus genome contains the following window.
ACTCGACGCAAAGCGGTAGAGACAGTATATAAGACGATGACCAGCCTTATGGATCAGCCGAAGGTGAAAGGGAGGGCGGCTGTGCCGGATATGGGAAAAGAGTTTCGGAATATATTCGGCGATATTATCGGAGATTTAAGCGGAAGGAAAGAAGTGCTAGTCAATTTGGTTAATCTTCATTCGCTTGACGGATATTTGTTCCATCACTCGGTTAACGTAGCTGTGCTCGCAGGAATTATAGGCTTGGCTAAAGGGTATAATCGCAACCAATTGCTCGACCTGGGGGTAGGAGCGTTGCTATTCGATATCGGTATGACTATGCTGCCGAAGGATTTGTGGAACAAGAAAGGGGCCCTTAATCCGGAGGAACGTGTAAGGATTGAGAATCATACGGAAGATGGATTTAACCTTCTTCGTTATCAGTATGATATCTCACTGCTGTCTGCGCATTGTGCGCTGCAGCATCATGAGCGGTATGACGGATCGGGATATCCTCGCAAACTGGAGAAAAAGCAAATTCATGAATACGCCCAGATTGTCGGCATAGCTGATGTATACGACGCTCTAACATCACACCGCTCCTATCGTCAGCATTATACGCCGAATGAAGCGACGGAATATTTGTTTGCCTCGGGGAATACATTATTTGCCCTGGACCTTGTTCGTCTTTTCGTTAAGTATGTTGCCGTATATCCGGTTGCATCTACTGTTGTGTTGAATACCGGACAAGTCGGGGTCGTTTCCTATGTTGATCCGGAAGCCGTTCACAGGCCGACAGTGCGCATCGTTCAGGAACGTGACGGCACCGTTCTAAGCTCTCCATATGAGATGGATTTACGAAACCATAACAACATTATCATTACAAGAACGCTCTAATAATTATAATTTAACTATTGACTCTTTTCCGGCATTGTTTAATAATAAGAAAAATAAAAACTACATTCTTTCTTATCAAGAGTAGGCTGAGGGACTGGCCCGATGACGCCCGGCAACCGGTATGTATTCATATACGGTGCCAATTCCAGCAGGATTTTTATCCTGAAAGATAAGGGTGCCCGTGCTTTGACCGAACTCAGAGACCTCCTTCTTTCAGGAGGTCTTTTTTATTATTGGAAATTAGTGAAGTTGGAAGGGGACGATTGCGATGAATGAAACAGCGATAAAAAAGCTACCGATAGAAACTCAGTTGAAGAATAAGATTCTGATTATTGACGGAGCGATGGGAACGATGTTGCAGCAGGAAAACCTCGGTCCGATTGATTTCGGAGGAGAACAATATGAAGGTTGCAACGAAATACTGAACTTGACGCGACCCGACGTAATTCGCAGCATTCATGAGACATATCTGGAGGCAGGAGCCGATATTATTGAAACGAACACGTTCGGTGCGACATCAATTGTGTTGGCTGAATATGATATACCAGAGCGGGCAAGGGAGATTAATCTCACTGCCGCAAAGCTGGCATGCGAAGCGGTTGAAAAATATTCGACCCCGGAATGGCCTCGCTACGCAGCAGGTGCTATTGGGCCGACCACTAAAACGTTGTCCGTAACTGGCGGTGTCACATTTGAGGAATTGGTAGAGTCGTATTATGAACAGGCGTTGGCATTAATTGAAGGTGGCGTTGATGTTCTGTTGCTTGAGACAGTACAGGATACCTTGAATGTCAAGGCGGGCGGCATCGGTATCCAACGTGCTTTTGAAAAGCTTG
Protein-coding sequences here:
- a CDS encoding HD-GYP domain-containing protein is translated as MKKMHISSVKPGDKIARTILSETGHVLLGAGLELSQRYIDRLKNMGIDIVYIEDKNTDDIVPEDVISDITRRKAVETVYKTMTSLMDQPKVKGRAAVPDMGKEFRNIFGDIIGDLSGRKEVLVNLVNLHSLDGYLFHHSVNVAVLAGIIGLAKGYNRNQLLDLGVGALLFDIGMTMLPKDLWNKKGALNPEERVRIENHTEDGFNLLRYQYDISLLSAHCALQHHERYDGSGYPRKLEKKQIHEYAQIVGIADVYDALTSHRSYRQHYTPNEATEYLFASGNTLFALDLVRLFVKYVAVYPVASTVVLNTGQVGVVSYVDPEAVHRPTVRIVQERDGTVLSSPYEMDLRNHNNIIITRTL